CGTCCACCGCGCCGGCCTGGAAGCGGCGCATGATGTCGTCGATCACGCGGTGCACCTTGTCGCGGGCGCGCAGGGTGCGCCGGCTGCGCAGGCGGGGCAGCCAGTCGGGCAGGTTGAGGAGGGTCAGCCAGTCCAGCACCTGGATCGACTTCTGGTAGGCGGCGAACCCGGCGATGATCTCGTGCGTGTTCTCCCGCCCCAGCTTGGCGCCGAAGATCGTGCGCGAGATGATCTCCGCCGTCAGCTCGCCCATCTCGAAGAGCACGTCGAGCGTCGCCCCATCGCCGGCCTTCGCCCACTGCTGGCACCACTCCTCGGCGACGTCGTGCATGATGGGGGCGAAGGTGTCGACCCGCCGGCCGTGGACGATGGGGGCGACGATCTTGCGCCGCTCGTCCCAGGTCCGCCCGTCCGAGACGAAGAGCCCGTCGCCCAGCAGCGGCTCCAGCGAGTGGCGCTGCACCGGCGACTTCTTCTCGAACGTCACCGCCTGCTGGTGCAACGTCTCGCGCACGCCCTCCGGCTGATTGCAGACATGGAGCGTCTGGCCGAGGAACGACTGCTTGATCCGCTTGTTCTGAAAGTCGAAGTCGCGGAACGTGGCGAGCAGGTTCTTCGACCCGAGCCGGATACGCTTCCACACAGAGAGCCGCTCGGTATAGCGGTGCGGGTATGGAGGGATGAAGCTGTCCGCCAGCCCATATGCGGCGATAGTCTCGTCGGACAGATGCATGGACGCTCACTCTCCCACTCGGGCCCGGGGGCGGTGTGCCACGCGATTGTTAAGGCGGCAAGATGTTGCCCGGTCCGCGAGGTTGACCTTCCACCGCCGGGCCGCTACATGGAGCGCTCTCTCAGGAGACGAAAACGCACCCGTGGGTCGCGGCGGCCGTCCGCCAAGGCCCTGTCAGTGTCTTTTGCGATCGTCGATAGACGATCGGCGGGGCACAGAGGAGGGGCGTCTTTCTGGCCGGCCATACCGGAGATCCGGGGCCGGCAACCGCACGGGATGGGCTCGTGCGGCGCCAAGAAGACGTGATGGAATGACGAAGAGACATTCGCAGAAGTACAAACTCGACCGCCGCATGGGCGAAAACATCTGGGGACGCCCGAAGTCCCCGGTGAGCCCCGGCCGCCGTGAGTATGGCCCCGGCCAGCACGGCCAGCGCCGCAAGGGCAAGATGAGCGACTTCGGCACGCAGCTGCGCGCCAAGCAGAAGCTCAAGGGCTACTACGGCAACATCTCCGAGAAGCAGTTCCGCGCCATCTACGACGAGGCGGTCCGCCGCCGCGGCGACACCGGCGAGCAGCTGATCGGTCTCCTGGAGAGCCGCCTGGACGCGCTGGTCTACCGCGCCAAGTTCGTGCCGACCGTGTTCGCCGCGCGTCAGTTCGTCAGCCACGGCCACGTCAAGGTCAACGGCCGCCGCGTGAACATCCCCTCGTTCCGCTGCAAGCAGGGCGACCTGATCGAAGTGCGCGACAAGTCGAAGAACATGCTCGCGCTGCTCGAGGCCGTCGGTCTCGCCGAGCGTGACGTGCCCGACTACCTCGACGTCGACCACACCAAGATGACCGCCACCTACGCCCGCATCCCCGCCCTCGGCGACGTGCCGTACCCGGCGAAGATGGAGCCGAACCTGGTCGTCGAGTTCTACTCGCGCTAATCGCTGCGCGGCTTCGGCCGCCAGTCGTCGTATCAAGGGGTCGCGCAGCAACTGCGCGGCCCCTTTTCCGTCTGGTATCCGGCGTTCCGCCCCGCCTTCGCGCGGGGGGCGGCCCCGTCGCCAGCCGGGTCCTCTGAAACGATGCGCTGCGGTTTGTGTCGCGGGGCGGATTGGGCGACAAGGGCGCCGCCGCTCGCGAGGCCGGCAACCAGCGAGGCTGAACAATGATCGAGCTGTCGCGTCTCAACACCGCAACGATGGCGGCCATCAGCATCGCCGTCGGCCTGGTGGTATTCGCCATCAAGCTGCTGGCCTGGGGCGTCACGGGCAGTGTCGCGCTCTATTCGGACGCGTTGGAGAGCACGGTGAACATCGGCGCCGCGATGGCGGCCTTCATCGCCATCCGCTGGAGCCGCCAGCCCGACGACGACGATCACCCCTACGGCCACCACAAGGCCGAGTACCTTTCGGCCGTGCTGGAGGCGGCGCTGATCCTCATCGCCGCGTTGATGATCTTCCGCGAGGCCTTCAGCGCGCTCGTCGACCCGCACCCGATCGACGCGCCGTGGCTGGGCCTCGCGATCAATCTCTCCGCGGGCGTCATCAACGGGGTCTGGGCGATGATCCTGATCGGACACGGCCGGCGCGAACGCTCGCCCGCACTGCTGGCCGACGGGCGCCACATCATGGCCGACGTGGTGACGTCCGCCGGGGTCGCCGTCGGTCTGGCGCTGGCGGTGCTGACGGGGTGGACGATCTTCGACCCGATCCTCGCGGCGGTGGTGGCGGTCCACGTGCTGCGCTCGGGTTGGCAGCTGATGGGCGAAAGTGTCAGCGGATTGATGGACGCCGCGCCCCCCGAGGAGGAGCTGGTGCGCATCCGCAAGGCCATCACCGAGAACTCCGGCGACGCGCTGGAGGCGCACGACCTGCGCACCCGCAACGCCGGCCGGCGCACCTTCGTCGACTTTCATCTCGTCGTGCCCGGCCATATGTCCGTGGCGGACGCGCATGTGATCTGCGACCGGATCGAGGCGGCGATCCGGCGCGAGATGGGCGAGTCGGTGATCTCCATCCACGTCGAGCCGCAGCACAAGGCCAAGCACGACAACGTCGTGACGATCTGATGGGGAGGCGAGCATGATGCGGTCGTGTGGGACACTCGCC
This portion of the Acuticoccus sp. I52.16.1 genome encodes:
- a CDS encoding cation diffusion facilitator family transporter, which encodes MIELSRLNTATMAAISIAVGLVVFAIKLLAWGVTGSVALYSDALESTVNIGAAMAAFIAIRWSRQPDDDDHPYGHHKAEYLSAVLEAALILIAALMIFREAFSALVDPHPIDAPWLGLAINLSAGVINGVWAMILIGHGRRERSPALLADGRHIMADVVTSAGVAVGLALAVLTGWTIFDPILAAVVAVHVLRSGWQLMGESVSGLMDAAPPEEELVRIRKAITENSGDALEAHDLRTRNAGRRTFVDFHLVVPGHMSVADAHVICDRIEAAIRREMGESVISIHVEPQHKAKHDNVVTI
- a CDS encoding cytochrome P450 — encoded protein: MHLSDETIAAYGLADSFIPPYPHRYTERLSVWKRIRLGSKNLLATFRDFDFQNKRIKQSFLGQTLHVCNQPEGVRETLHQQAVTFEKKSPVQRHSLEPLLGDGLFVSDGRTWDERRKIVAPIVHGRRVDTFAPIMHDVAEEWCQQWAKAGDGATLDVLFEMGELTAEIISRTIFGAKLGRENTHEIIAGFAAYQKSIQVLDWLTLLNLPDWLPRLRSRRTLRARDKVHRVIDDIMRRFQAGAVDERAVIRSLFEATDSQGKPLSKTAIRNEAIVIFMAGHETTANTLAWAFYCVSQSPRVQAKLTEEFDRVLGGRTPELSDVASLAYTRAVVEETLRLYPPVPLLGRTATAKGTLLGNEVNPGDLLIVAPWLLQRNRDIWSLPDHFVPERFVPEIARRPNKYANIPFASGPRVCPGMTFALTEATICLAALMQRFDVRLKDGLTVETDCRLTLRPTAPLSMTIHERVPATVREPQRA
- the rpsD gene encoding 30S ribosomal protein S4; protein product: MTKRHSQKYKLDRRMGENIWGRPKSPVSPGRREYGPGQHGQRRKGKMSDFGTQLRAKQKLKGYYGNISEKQFRAIYDEAVRRRGDTGEQLIGLLESRLDALVYRAKFVPTVFAARQFVSHGHVKVNGRRVNIPSFRCKQGDLIEVRDKSKNMLALLEAVGLAERDVPDYLDVDHTKMTATYARIPALGDVPYPAKMEPNLVVEFYSR